In Armatimonadota bacterium, the following proteins share a genomic window:
- the rpsO gene encoding 30S ribosomal protein S15, with protein sequence MPLSLEQKESIISEYKTHESDTGSPDVQIALMSARIAYLTEHLKAHKQDHHSRRGLLQLVGQRKRLLNYLAKRDIQRYRQLVERLGIRSRL encoded by the coding sequence ATGCCGTTGAGCTTGGAACAAAAAGAGAGCATCATTAGCGAGTACAAGACGCACGAATCCGACACCGGTTCGCCCGATGTTCAAATCGCGCTCATGTCGGCTCGGATCGCTTACCTGACCGAACATCTGAAAGCCCATAAGCAGGATCACCATTCCCGCCGAGGGCTCTTGCAACTGGTCGGTCAGCGAAAACGATTGCTCAACTATCTTGCCAAGCGCGACATCCAGAGATACCGCCAACTGGTGGAAAGGCTCGGCATTCGCAGCCGACTCTAA
- a CDS encoding cytochrome c, which translates to MTIWRWPWRRSNLRPIRLIAVACVWSFGFASTIAPTYLADVRPILAKNCSPCHAPGSVAPFALRTYEDAFRWRTEIAAYAARRAMPPINAEGGPFDGVAGLRLTDHEIKALQDWALSGAPKGEGDDRPIPTLTAERWTVGHPDIVLKAGVGETVGATGEEAVRTYRLPFGREIYIRSVDVLPSAPKSAHHLQLFWRKGADQGFVGAWTSGFGPMALGAGVAVRAPRGSELVARVQYLRTGREEDAEIAIGLVADQNRPIASPKTLFLGSGSRLIADSCVLVMALPVDGKAGQPYRLSARHLSGQTETLVSLMEWNPKWTETFHFQRPRYLAKGSVVASSSPVHLLTFDLESWYRLRELH; encoded by the coding sequence ATGACGATTTGGCGCTGGCCATGGCGGCGTTCCAATCTTCGTCCGATTAGGCTTATCGCCGTCGCCTGCGTTTGGTCGTTTGGGTTTGCTTCGACCATCGCGCCGACCTATCTGGCCGACGTGAGGCCGATACTGGCCAAGAACTGCTCGCCCTGCCACGCGCCCGGCAGCGTCGCGCCCTTCGCCTTGAGAACGTACGAAGATGCCTTTCGTTGGCGCACGGAGATCGCCGCTTATGCCGCTCGGCGCGCGATGCCGCCCATCAATGCGGAGGGTGGTCCGTTCGACGGCGTTGCGGGCTTGCGACTGACCGATCACGAGATCAAGGCCTTGCAAGATTGGGCGCTATCCGGCGCGCCTAAAGGCGAAGGCGACGACAGGCCGATCCCTACGCTGACCGCTGAGCGATGGACCGTCGGGCATCCCGACATTGTGCTGAAGGCGGGCGTCGGGGAAACGGTCGGCGCAACGGGCGAGGAGGCGGTGAGGACTTATCGGCTGCCGTTCGGCAGGGAGATCTATATCCGTTCGGTCGATGTCTTGCCTTCAGCGCCCAAATCGGCGCACCACTTGCAGCTGTTTTGGCGCAAGGGGGCAGATCAGGGATTCGTCGGCGCATGGACTTCTGGGTTTGGACCGATGGCCCTGGGGGCAGGGGTCGCGGTTCGCGCGCCTCGGGGCTCGGAGTTGGTCGCGCGGGTTCAGTATCTGAGAACGGGGCGCGAGGAAGATGCCGAGATTGCGATCGGGCTGGTTGCCGATCAAAACCGACCCATCGCTTCGCCCAAGACGCTCTTTTTGGGGTCTGGTTCTCGTCTTATCGCCGATTCGTGCGTCTTGGTCATGGCATTGCCGGTCGATGGGAAGGCGGGCCAGCCGTATCGTCTCTCTGCGCGACATCTCAGCGGTCAGACCGAGACGCTCGTTAGTCTTATGGAGTGGAATCCCAAGTGGACGGAGACCTTCCACTTCCAACGCCCGCGCTACTTGGCGAAAGGCTCCGTGGTTGCGTCGTCGTCTCCGGTCCATCTGCTGACCTTCGACCTGGAATCTTGGTATAGGTTAAGGGAGTTGCACTAA
- a CDS encoding DUF1929 domain-containing protein has product MNRGAFVALLGICTAFAAAQETNFVHGSVEMPTSTYEPTRPHVRWRQDHNLGSWLNNALLREPGYPWDGPSQLAPPEWMNRDVFGIHATLLPRPMTDVDGSVLPRGTVILWGRGQFFVSNPGPEEKFVNWCSYMLWNPAEHPNPALRERFKYGRVRFRTDPLPNGDKTDRLHQGNLFCSGHTLLEDGRLFVAGGHYPNTSLRAGSTRFEGIKAAYIFDLQGLNWNTDPFGWSGILGDPGVTGYVGMAEPRWYPTCLTLPDGRVLIVGGVIFDSSGYTQTYEVFDPYHGPDGLLTAYSLKSLKDCPDTFSDRMRRLGNFYPRLHTVTYPDLFGNLTGSIVYTGPDVPTHRMDPYKVEEGFDCVRGTHDKRVYRFYGSSVLLPRVDKLNPQNAVEQSLPTVVTLGGSAQATCSTWATAEILEYHHDRLKYYRVPEMDQARQHINAVLLPNSEMFVFGGQKKSNDFNCKYEVSDIALTSLSLTPDPVFGWYRSKWEPRRSMDSQDRDANLTVDGARTYHSSGLLLPDGSVLMTGTNLTSRPIMNNTYPAIYKPPYFYKPDNTLRSANERPRILSINPSEELDYGQIVSMSAALPSADWQIQSVSLMRPGSATHAWDNEQRMIRLKYEAEHLGNGRYSLQVTAPFDPLIAPPGWYMVFLTAYAPDAGGMVVPSVAGWIQVKRQTGDLMTLSIDGAIEGASYEVEVASCEGSAAPRRYTANATAVAGGRAEIALKPTIDEPRFEVRVKALNGLLTGSAEAVRRHASVRLSLRPGSAAEWVLRWNLNDPATDLNRDGKVSDDDLALAMAAFQSSSD; this is encoded by the coding sequence ATGAACAGGGGAGCATTCGTAGCCCTATTAGGAATCTGTACAGCGTTCGCAGCCGCGCAAGAGACCAATTTTGTTCACGGGTCGGTGGAGATGCCGACTTCGACCTATGAGCCGACGCGCCCGCATGTGCGCTGGCGACAGGATCACAACCTGGGAAGTTGGCTGAACAACGCCCTTTTGCGCGAACCAGGCTATCCGTGGGACGGACCATCGCAACTAGCGCCGCCCGAGTGGATGAACCGGGACGTTTTTGGCATTCATGCCACGCTGCTGCCTCGCCCGATGACCGACGTGGACGGTAGCGTACTGCCGCGAGGGACGGTCATACTGTGGGGCCGAGGACAGTTCTTTGTATCGAATCCCGGCCCCGAAGAGAAGTTCGTCAACTGGTGCTCCTACATGCTTTGGAACCCTGCGGAGCATCCCAATCCTGCCCTCCGAGAGCGATTCAAATATGGCCGAGTGCGATTCCGCACCGACCCATTGCCCAACGGCGACAAGACCGATCGGCTTCACCAGGGCAACCTCTTCTGTTCGGGACACACGCTGTTGGAGGATGGCAGATTGTTCGTTGCGGGCGGCCACTATCCCAATACCAGCCTAAGGGCGGGCAGTACTCGATTCGAAGGGATCAAGGCTGCTTACATCTTCGATCTTCAGGGCCTCAATTGGAACACCGATCCGTTCGGTTGGAGCGGCATTTTGGGCGATCCTGGCGTTACCGGCTATGTGGGAATGGCCGAACCGCGCTGGTATCCGACTTGCTTAACGCTGCCCGATGGCAGGGTTCTAATCGTGGGCGGCGTCATATTCGACTCTTCCGGCTACACGCAGACTTATGAAGTGTTCGATCCGTATCATGGTCCGGACGGCCTGTTGACGGCCTATTCGCTGAAGTCTCTCAAAGATTGCCCCGACACCTTTTCCGACCGAATGCGCCGGCTTGGCAACTTCTATCCGCGCTTGCACACGGTTACCTATCCCGATCTGTTTGGCAATCTGACAGGCTCGATCGTCTACACCGGACCCGACGTGCCCACTCACCGTATGGATCCTTACAAAGTCGAGGAGGGCTTCGATTGCGTTCGGGGCACGCACGACAAGCGGGTCTATCGGTTCTACGGTTCCAGCGTGCTGTTGCCCCGCGTTGATAAACTGAACCCTCAGAATGCGGTCGAGCAATCGTTGCCCACGGTCGTAACTTTGGGAGGCAGCGCGCAAGCGACCTGCTCTACCTGGGCGACGGCCGAGATTTTGGAGTATCACCACGATAGGCTCAAGTATTATCGCGTACCCGAGATGGATCAGGCTCGCCAACACATCAACGCGGTGTTGCTGCCCAACAGCGAGATGTTCGTCTTTGGCGGCCAAAAGAAATCCAATGACTTTAACTGCAAATACGAGGTGAGCGACATCGCCCTAACCTCGCTCTCGCTGACTCCCGACCCAGTTTTCGGTTGGTATCGCTCGAAATGGGAGCCGCGTCGCAGCATGGATTCGCAAGATCGAGACGCGAATCTGACCGTCGATGGCGCCCGCACTTACCATTCATCGGGATTGTTGCTGCCCGATGGATCGGTGCTGATGACGGGCACCAACCTGACCTCTCGACCGATCATGAACAACACCTATCCGGCCATCTACAAGCCGCCCTACTTTTACAAGCCGGACAACACCCTGAGAAGCGCGAACGAGCGACCCCGCATCCTGTCGATCAATCCGTCGGAAGAGCTGGACTATGGCCAGATCGTCTCGATGAGCGCCGCATTGCCCTCGGCCGATTGGCAAATTCAGTCCGTCTCGCTCATGCGTCCGGGCAGCGCCACGCACGCATGGGACAACGAGCAGCGAATGATCCGGCTGAAATACGAAGCGGAGCATCTGGGCAACGGGCGGTACAGCCTGCAGGTTACCGCGCCCTTCGATCCGCTGATCGCGCCGCCCGGCTGGTACATGGTCTTTTTGACGGCCTACGCGCCGGATGCCGGAGGCATGGTCGTGCCGTCCGTTGCTGGATGGATTCAGGTAAAGCGCCAGACGGGCGACCTGATGACCTTGTCGATAGACGGCGCGATCGAAGGGGCGAGTTACGAAGTTGAAGTCGCTTCCTGTGAAGGCAGCGCGGCGCCTAGGCGATATACGGCTAATGCGACCGCGGTCGCGGGTGGACGGGCAGAGATCGCGCTAAAACCGACCATAGACGAGCCCCGATTCGAGGTCCGTGTCAAGGCGCTCAATGGGCTGCTGACAGGAAGCGCGGAGGCCGTTCGGCGCCATGCATCGGTTAGGCTGTCGCTTCGACCTGGCAGTGCGGCCGAGTGGGTTTTGCGCTGGAATCTAAACGACCCAGCGACCGACCTAAACAGGGATGGCAAGGTGAGCGATGACGATTTGGCGCTGGCCATGGCGGCGTTCCAATCTTCGTCCGATTAG
- a CDS encoding glucose-1-phosphate thymidylyltransferase codes for MKALILSGGKGTRLRPITHSMAKQLVPVANKPTLFYGLEAMRDAGVREVGIIVGDTADEIKRAVDDGSQWGLCVTYIHQPQPLGLAHAVLTAEPYLQGSPFVMYLGDNIVKHGVTEFVQEFERARPNALILLAKVPNPQDFGVAELSGDQVVRLIEKPAQPKSDLALVGVYLFDSTIFQAARAISPSARGELEITDAIQWLIDNGKQVNAKQVTGWWKDTGSLEALLEANRLTLEDAEPLNEGQVVNSQLSGRVIVERGAQITDCVIRGPVCIGADSVLQGAFVGPFTAIGRRCRLINAEIEFSIVLDDSHLENLSARIENSLIGQGVQVKGGSRPSRTLQLMLGDHSAITFP; via the coding sequence ATGAAGGCGCTTATACTCTCGGGCGGCAAAGGCACGCGCCTTAGGCCGATCACCCACAGCATGGCCAAGCAGTTGGTGCCCGTGGCCAACAAGCCGACGCTTTTTTACGGCTTGGAGGCGATGCGCGATGCGGGCGTCAGAGAGGTCGGCATCATTGTGGGCGACACGGCCGACGAGATCAAGCGCGCAGTGGACGACGGCTCGCAATGGGGATTGTGCGTTACCTACATTCATCAGCCTCAGCCATTGGGCCTCGCGCACGCCGTGCTGACAGCAGAGCCCTATTTGCAAGGCTCGCCGTTCGTCATGTACCTGGGAGACAACATCGTCAAGCACGGCGTTACCGAGTTCGTACAAGAGTTCGAACGGGCGCGGCCCAACGCTCTGATACTGCTGGCAAAGGTGCCGAATCCGCAAGACTTTGGCGTGGCAGAGCTGAGCGGCGACCAGGTTGTGCGGTTGATCGAAAAGCCCGCGCAACCCAAATCCGACTTGGCGCTGGTGGGCGTCTACCTGTTCGATTCGACCATCTTTCAGGCGGCGCGCGCCATCTCGCCGTCGGCCCGGGGCGAACTGGAGATCACCGACGCCATCCAATGGCTGATCGACAATGGCAAACAGGTCAACGCCAAGCAGGTAACAGGCTGGTGGAAGGACACCGGCAGCCTTGAGGCGCTCTTAGAGGCCAACCGACTGACCCTCGAAGACGCCGAGCCGCTTAACGAAGGCCAGGTTGTAAACTCTCAATTGAGCGGTCGGGTTATTGTCGAAAGAGGCGCCCAGATCACCGATTGCGTCATTCGCGGTCCGGTCTGCATCGGCGCCGATTCTGTGCTTCAAGGCGCGTTCGTCGGTCCGTTCACCGCCATTGGCCGCCGATGCCGTCTGATCAACGCGGAGATCGAGTTCAGCATCGTCTTGGACGACAGCCATCTCGAGAACCTCTCTGCGCGGATCGAGAACTCGCTCATCGGTCAGGGCGTCCAAGTAAAGGGAGGCTCTCGACCCTCAAGGACTTTACAGTTAATGCTGGGCGATCACAGCGCGATCACATTTCCGTAG
- a CDS encoding alpha/beta fold hydrolase: protein MHRPLLSFVIVWSLFLTGCAQPSGHKFAATELFAYDRELALKPDVKEAESTAGYKSYLVTYRSARDNRVPGYLVLPNGKEGEKLPCIILMHGLGGNKTMFKAMWPMLTAQGYALFAIDAANHGDRKGPDTEAIFGVNAYYSRDALAQTVVDLRRAVDYLESRPDIDPNRIGYIGASMGGILGAIFAGVEPRVKAPVLLVAGGNYKVLMEKSVLSPLRAIEGQNDRVAQALKAMDAVDPVHYVGMISPRPVLFINGDADDVVPPDSNRALHEAAREPKEIVWYKGGHIPPPTMLVKVTEWLNKHVKGSQ from the coding sequence ATGCATCGTCCGCTCTTATCGTTTGTAATCGTCTGGTCGCTCTTTCTAACCGGATGCGCCCAACCGTCAGGCCATAAGTTCGCTGCGACAGAACTTTTCGCCTACGACCGCGAATTGGCGCTCAAGCCGGATGTGAAAGAGGCCGAATCGACCGCTGGCTACAAGTCGTACTTGGTTACCTATCGCTCGGCTCGGGACAATCGCGTGCCCGGCTATCTCGTTCTGCCGAACGGCAAAGAGGGCGAGAAGCTGCCTTGCATCATCCTTATGCATGGGTTGGGCGGCAACAAAACGATGTTCAAGGCCATGTGGCCGATGCTGACGGCGCAGGGGTACGCGCTCTTTGCTATCGATGCGGCCAATCATGGCGACCGGAAAGGACCCGATACCGAGGCGATCTTTGGCGTCAACGCCTACTATTCGCGCGATGCCTTGGCCCAAACCGTAGTCGATCTCCGCCGCGCGGTCGATTATCTCGAATCGCGTCCCGACATCGATCCAAATCGAATCGGCTACATCGGCGCCAGCATGGGCGGCATCTTGGGCGCGATCTTTGCAGGGGTCGAGCCCAGAGTCAAAGCGCCCGTGCTTTTGGTCGCAGGCGGAAACTACAAGGTCTTGATGGAAAAGAGCGTCCTTTCGCCCTTGAGAGCGATAGAAGGCCAGAACGATCGAGTCGCACAGGCGCTCAAGGCGATGGACGCGGTCGATCCTGTGCATTATGTGGGAATGATTTCGCCTCGTCCGGTGTTGTTTATCAATGGCGATGCCGACGACGTAGTGCCGCCCGACTCGAACCGCGCCCTGCACGAAGCGGCCAGGGAGCCGAAAGAGATCGTTTGGTACAAGGGCGGCCACATCCCCCCGCCAACGATGTTGGTCAAGGTAACGGAGTGGTTGAACAAGCACGTTAAAGGCTCGCAATGA
- a CDS encoding WecB/TagA/CpsF family glycosyltransferase, with protein sequence MTCPADLPAADILGVLVRRVSFEETIVLCQQAIEEDDKLQITTCNLDFLQKARANRDYQELLNRTLNVADGVPLIWASKLLKQPLPGRVNGTDILERLCQMAADKGWRVYLLGAMPDVNQAARDRLTERYPGLQIYGHGPQIELTDDEANRAIATEVAKAKPDILFVALGAPRQDFWIDRYQALTGAKVAMGCGGALDIVSGLYKRAPLWMQRNGLEWLYRLTQQPGYLWKRYLSQAVFFFRVLLQSLSLRRRSRDTH encoded by the coding sequence ATGACCTGCCCTGCCGACTTGCCTGCCGCCGACATCTTAGGCGTTTTGGTGCGCCGGGTTTCGTTCGAAGAGACGATCGTGCTTTGCCAGCAAGCCATCGAAGAGGACGATAAGTTGCAGATTACGACGTGCAACTTAGACTTTTTGCAAAAAGCAAGGGCGAACCGCGATTACCAAGAACTTCTCAATCGGACGCTCAACGTTGCTGACGGCGTGCCGCTTATATGGGCATCAAAACTACTCAAACAGCCGTTGCCCGGTCGCGTCAACGGCACGGACATTCTGGAGCGCCTTTGCCAAATGGCGGCAGATAAGGGTTGGCGCGTCTACCTCTTGGGCGCAATGCCCGATGTGAACCAAGCGGCGCGAGATCGGTTGACAGAGCGCTATCCCGGCCTCCAAATCTATGGACACGGCCCTCAGATCGAGTTAACCGATGACGAAGCCAACCGTGCGATCGCTACGGAGGTCGCAAAGGCCAAGCCGGACATCTTGTTCGTCGCTTTGGGCGCGCCGCGGCAAGATTTCTGGATCGATCGGTATCAAGCGCTCACCGGCGCCAAGGTTGCTATGGGTTGCGGCGGCGCGCTGGACATCGTTTCGGGCCTGTACAAGAGGGCGCCGCTATGGATGCAGCGCAACGGATTGGAGTGGCTCTATCGGCTTACCCAGCAGCCCGGCTATCTGTGGAAGCGGTACCTGAGCCAGGCGGTCTTCTTCTTCCGAGTGCTCCTTCAATCGCTGAGCCTCAGAAGGAGAAGCCGAGATACGCATTGA
- a CDS encoding glycosyltransferase family 4 protein yields MSDSTGKGSLLILVQNLPLPHDRRVWQESLALRDAGYTVSVISPLPPNVNHEYELLEGIHLYRYPPPPVTLTKLDFFKEFYYCWQQTRRLVKRVWRERKFDAIQTCNPPDTFWLIAKMYKFRGVKFVFDQHDLCPEVYEAKYGKKGLLHKALLWLEKMTYRTADRVIATNESYRRVANQRGKAPLERIAIVRSGPSKAAFVPCAPKPELKRGFDFLGVYLGVMGPQDGVDYLIRAIKILVHDIGYKRAGFALIGKGDELENLKALSDELNLGEFVKFTGRISDEELIEYFSTADVGLAPDPPNPLNNVSTMNKIIEYMAIGLPIVSFDLQESRYSAQEAAVYVPGSDERKFAEAIRDLMEDEPKRREMSQFGRKRFEEVLSWEHNWPNLVRLYDDLLGHGSAQGK; encoded by the coding sequence ATGTCGGACTCTACTGGTAAAGGCAGCCTCCTCATCCTGGTTCAGAATCTGCCGCTCCCTCATGACCGCCGCGTCTGGCAAGAATCGCTCGCACTGCGCGATGCGGGCTACACCGTTTCGGTCATTTCGCCGTTGCCGCCCAATGTCAACCATGAGTACGAACTTCTGGAGGGCATCCACCTCTATCGCTATCCGCCTCCGCCTGTAACGCTCACGAAACTGGACTTTTTCAAGGAGTTCTACTACTGCTGGCAGCAGACTCGACGGCTGGTCAAGCGCGTTTGGCGCGAACGCAAGTTCGATGCGATCCAGACCTGCAATCCGCCCGACACTTTCTGGCTGATTGCAAAAATGTATAAGTTTCGAGGCGTAAAGTTTGTCTTTGATCAGCATGATCTCTGCCCCGAGGTGTACGAGGCAAAGTACGGCAAGAAAGGCCTCCTCCATAAGGCGCTGCTATGGCTGGAAAAGATGACCTATCGAACGGCAGACCGTGTGATCGCGACCAATGAATCGTATCGACGCGTGGCGAACCAAAGGGGGAAGGCGCCCCTAGAGAGGATCGCCATCGTTCGAAGCGGACCGTCCAAAGCCGCGTTCGTTCCGTGCGCGCCTAAGCCCGAATTGAAGCGCGGGTTCGACTTCCTCGGCGTCTACTTGGGCGTCATGGGGCCTCAGGACGGTGTCGACTATCTCATTCGGGCGATCAAGATTCTGGTTCACGATATAGGCTACAAGCGTGCGGGGTTTGCGCTCATCGGCAAAGGCGATGAGTTGGAGAACCTGAAAGCGCTATCCGATGAACTCAACCTTGGCGAGTTTGTCAAGTTCACCGGCCGCATCAGCGACGAGGAGCTGATCGAGTACTTCTCGACCGCCGACGTTGGCCTGGCTCCCGACCCTCCAAACCCGCTCAACAACGTCTCGACCATGAACAAGATTATCGAATACATGGCGATCGGTCTGCCGATCGTCTCGTTCGACCTTCAGGAGTCTCGCTATTCCGCTCAAGAGGCCGCCGTCTATGTGCCGGGCAGCGATGAGCGCAAGTTTGCCGAGGCGATACGAGATTTGATGGAAGACGAGCCAAAGAGAAGAGAAATGTCCCAGTTTGGCCGCAAACGCTTTGAGGAAGTTTTGAGTTGGGAGCACAACTGGCCCAACCTCGTAAGGCTTTATGACGACCTGCTCGGCCATGGCTCTGCACAAGGAAAATGA
- a CDS encoding UDP-glucose/GDP-mannose dehydrogenase family protein has protein sequence MRVSVFGLGYVGAVSAACFAKGGHTVVGVDPDPRKTELISSGKSPIVEADLERYLQEGVESGRLTTTGDVATAVRETDLSLICVGTPSRENGDLKTDYIKRVCEEIGTALRDKSDYHLVVIRSTILPGTAHNVALPALESSSGKKAGVDFGLAVNPEFLREGTAIADFYQPPFTVIGASRREDGARIAELYNGVDAAVEIVDIRTAEMIKYSCNAYHALKITFANEIGMICKAEGIDSHEVMRVFCMDEKLNISSKYLLPGFAFGGSCLPKDVRALTYRALSRDVETPMMTAMLQSNKVQVERVFKTVQNMNKRRIGLFGLSFKPGTDDLRESPLVELAEKLYGKGYQLKIYDANVHYASLYGANKAFIDAELPHLATILYNDPAPVIEDAEVLIIGHSDGKLDSMADAIRPDQIVLDLARSLNGEKIRGEYVGLYW, from the coding sequence ATGCGCGTTAGCGTTTTCGGGCTAGGATACGTTGGGGCGGTGTCGGCCGCCTGTTTTGCCAAGGGCGGTCATACCGTGGTGGGCGTCGATCCCGATCCGCGCAAGACCGAGCTGATTTCGAGCGGAAAGTCTCCCATCGTCGAAGCCGATTTAGAGCGATACCTTCAAGAAGGCGTCGAATCGGGGCGATTGACCACCACGGGCGACGTGGCGACCGCCGTTAGAGAAACCGACCTCTCCTTGATCTGCGTGGGTACGCCGAGCCGCGAGAACGGCGATCTGAAGACCGATTACATCAAGCGCGTTTGCGAGGAGATCGGCACAGCGCTGAGGGACAAGTCGGATTACCATCTAGTCGTCATCCGCAGCACAATCTTGCCCGGTACAGCGCACAACGTGGCGCTTCCTGCCTTGGAATCGTCCTCCGGCAAGAAGGCGGGCGTCGATTTTGGCCTGGCCGTCAATCCAGAGTTTTTGCGAGAAGGCACCGCGATCGCCGACTTCTATCAGCCGCCGTTTACCGTAATCGGTGCGAGCCGCCGCGAGGACGGCGCGCGCATCGCCGAACTTTACAACGGCGTGGACGCCGCAGTCGAAATTGTGGACATACGCACAGCCGAGATGATCAAGTACTCGTGCAACGCCTACCACGCGCTTAAGATCACCTTTGCCAACGAGATCGGCATGATCTGCAAAGCCGAGGGCATCGACAGCCACGAGGTGATGCGCGTCTTCTGCATGGACGAGAAGTTGAACATCTCTTCTAAGTATCTTCTGCCCGGCTTTGCCTTTGGCGGCTCGTGCCTTCCCAAAGATGTGCGCGCGCTGACATACCGCGCCTTATCAAGAGACGTGGAAACGCCCATGATGACGGCCATGCTGCAAAGCAACAAGGTACAGGTCGAGCGCGTGTTTAAGACGGTGCAGAACATGAACAAGCGGCGCATCGGCCTGTTCGGCCTTTCGTTCAAGCCCGGCACGGACGATCTGCGCGAAAGCCCCTTGGTCGAACTGGCCGAGAAGCTTTATGGCAAGGGCTATCAGTTAAAGATTTACGACGCAAACGTGCACTATGCGTCGCTTTACGGCGCCAATAAAGCATTTATCGATGCCGAGCTTCCGCACCTGGCGACTATCCTCTATAACGACCCGGCGCCGGTGATCGAAGATGCCGAGGTGCTGATTATCGGGCATAGCGACGGCAAGTTAGACAGCATGGCCGATGCCATCCGTCCCGATCAGATTGTTTTGGATTTGGCGCGCTCCTTGAACGGAGAGAAGATTCGGGGAGAGTATGTCGGACTCTACTGGTAA